One Neisseria sp. Marseille-Q5346 genomic region harbors:
- a CDS encoding Bro-N domain-containing protein — MNAVALSFKNTHFQITDIHGQPWLRGFQIGSALGYKNPSSDMAKLYDRNADEFTDSMTRVIELTTAGGKQQVRVFSLRGAHLLGMLARTKVAKEFRHWVLDVLERESNRATPSVKDQLPTRDELIQVIYMLGDRLREIHDWGWGNFDDHLSGKFNKTPRESTYGELVHIIRWLHKQTQTVAGRPIVAGVNCPVKPFGLGASLSQQAESLPAIVLNLNGKRL; from the coding sequence ATGAACGCAGTAGCTCTTTCTTTTAAAAATACCCATTTCCAAATTACCGACATCCACGGCCAGCCTTGGCTAAGGGGCTTCCAGATTGGAAGTGCCTTAGGTTATAAAAATCCATCATCAGATATGGCAAAACTTTATGACCGCAATGCCGACGAGTTTACCGACAGCATGACCCGCGTCATCGAACTGACTACCGCAGGCGGCAAACAGCAGGTGCGCGTATTCAGTCTGCGCGGCGCACACCTTTTGGGTATGTTGGCGCGAACCAAGGTAGCAAAAGAGTTCCGCCACTGGGTGCTGGATGTACTGGAGCGGGAAAGCAACCGCGCTACCCCGTCCGTCAAAGACCAGCTTCCGACCCGCGACGAACTCATCCAAGTCATCTACATGCTGGGCGACCGCCTGCGCGAAATCCACGACTGGGGATGGGGCAACTTTGACGACCATCTCTCCGGCAAATTCAACAAAACCCCGCGAGAATCGACGTATGGCGAACTTGTCCACATCATCCGCTGGCTGCACAAACAGACCCAAACCGTAGCCGGCCGCCCCATCGTCGCCGGCGTAAATTGCCCCGTCAAACCCTTCGGCCTCGGCGCATCCCTGTCGCAACAGGCTGAAAGCCTGCCCGCAATAGTGCTGAATTTGAACGGAAAAAGGCTTTGA
- a CDS encoding tRNA-dihydrouridine synthase: MTEFKEKSRIVLAPMQGLVDDVMRDLLTRIGGFDECVSEFVRITHTVHSHTTWLKYVPEIAHANRTPAGTPCTVQLLGSDAENMAVNALEAVRFGADKIDLNFGCPAPTVNKHKGGAVLLKEPDLIYQIVHTLRQRLPQHIPLTAKMRLGYEDKSLALECASAIENGGACALTVHARTKVEGYEPPAHWEWVRKIRDAVSIPVTANGDVFSLQDYLDIKTVSGCDSVMLGRGAVIRPDLARQIKQYENGETVKDTDFAEVSSWIVQFFDLCLAKEANNKYPVARLKQWLGIMKKEFEQAQVLFDRIRAVKEADEVKQILLSFEQEMHS; this comes from the coding sequence ATGACTGAATTTAAAGAAAAAAGCAGAATTGTGCTTGCTCCGATGCAGGGGCTGGTGGACGATGTGATGCGCGACCTGTTGACGCGCATCGGCGGATTTGACGAATGCGTCAGCGAATTTGTCCGCATTACGCACACGGTCCACTCACACACCACTTGGCTTAAATATGTTCCCGAAATCGCCCATGCCAACCGCACACCGGCCGGCACGCCCTGCACTGTCCAACTTTTAGGCAGCGATGCGGAAAACATGGCCGTCAATGCTTTGGAAGCCGTGCGTTTCGGTGCGGACAAAATCGACCTCAACTTCGGCTGCCCCGCGCCGACGGTCAATAAACACAAAGGCGGCGCGGTCTTGCTCAAAGAGCCCGACTTGATTTACCAAATCGTCCACACCCTGCGCCAGCGCCTGCCGCAACACATTCCGCTGACTGCCAAGATGCGGCTCGGTTATGAAGACAAAAGTCTGGCATTGGAATGCGCCTCCGCGATTGAAAATGGCGGCGCATGCGCGTTAACCGTCCATGCGCGCACCAAAGTCGAAGGCTACGAACCGCCGGCACATTGGGAATGGGTGCGCAAAATCCGTGATGCAGTCAGTATTCCCGTTACCGCCAACGGCGATGTGTTCAGCCTTCAAGACTATCTCGATATTAAAACCGTCAGCGGCTGCGACAGCGTGATGCTCGGGCGCGGCGCGGTGATCCGTCCCGACTTGGCGCGGCAAATCAAACAATATGAAAACGGCGAAACAGTGAAAGACACCGACTTTGCCGAAGTCTCCTCATGGATAGTCCAATTCTTCGACTTATGCCTTGCTAAAGAAGCCAACAACAAATATCCGGTTGCCCGTTTGAAACAGTGGCTGGGCATAATGAAAAAAGAGTTTGAACAGGCGCAGGTATTGTTTGACCGCATCCGCGCCGTCAAAGAAGCGGATGAAGTAAAACAGATTCTGCTGTCGTTTGAACAAGAAATGCATTCATGA
- the dnrN gene encoding iron-sulfur cluster repair protein DnrN produces the protein MTDFTLWETAPFNSTIDHILQRYHNVHRAQFEELVPLAQKVAQVHADTFPAEVPDLLAYMQNELLMHMMKEERMLFPMINQGVGRGAAMPISVMMHEHEEHDQAIARLEELTNNFELPEGACGSWTRLYTLAKEMVDDLKDHIHLENEILFHRVLAS, from the coding sequence ATGACCGACTTTACCCTTTGGGAAACTGCACCTTTCAATTCTACGATTGACCATATCCTGCAACGTTACCACAATGTCCACCGCGCCCAGTTTGAAGAGTTGGTTCCGCTGGCGCAAAAAGTGGCGCAGGTTCATGCCGATACTTTCCCTGCCGAAGTTCCTGATTTGTTGGCCTATATGCAAAACGAGCTGTTGATGCACATGATGAAAGAGGAGCGCATGTTGTTCCCGATGATTAATCAGGGTGTGGGCCGTGGTGCAGCAATGCCCATCAGCGTGATGATGCACGAGCATGAAGAACACGACCAAGCCATCGCGCGTTTGGAAGAATTGACCAACAATTTTGAGCTTCCCGAAGGCGCTTGCGGCAGCTGGACCCGTTTGTACACTTTGGCCAAAGAGATGGTGGATGATTTGAAAGACCATATCCATTTGGAAAATGAGATTTTGTTCCACCGCGTTTTGGCTTCTTAA
- a CDS encoding pyocin activator PrtN family protein — MENLPTRQRLMLIYGKTHIPLEQATADWLPHISEKTARRRAKTQTLPWPVINTDNSQKSSQFVSLTAIADWLDRREQQAKTEWRKIHG, encoded by the coding sequence ATGGAAAACCTACCTACCCGCCAACGGCTCATGCTCATTTACGGCAAAACCCACATCCCCCTCGAACAGGCCACAGCCGACTGGTTACCGCACATAAGCGAAAAAACCGCCCGCCGCCGCGCCAAAACCCAAACCCTCCCATGGCCGGTCATCAATACGGACAACAGTCAAAAAAGCAGCCAATTCGTCAGTCTTACCGCCATCGCCGACTGGCTAGACCGACGCGAACAGCAGGCAAAAACCGAATGGCGAAAAATACATGGATAA
- a CDS encoding tyrosine-type recombinase/integrase, with protein sequence MAVEWLKLREAELEMHPELLFREKRQTLCPTLREAAKRYADEVRTEYSDSKFRTLNFVMNFEIADKRIDRLRREDFTSYAFIRQRGSDELGLLPVKPSTINSDLQYLRSILKHAHFVWGYPVTWSEIDIAIEGLRRARVIGKAEKRDRLPTSEELQKLTDYFYFSWNRRSSNDMRVPMHLIMWFAIYSCRRQAEIGRLAWADLDLETRQWLVKDVKHPRGSKGNHKKFEVRDELIPLIEALQSEKIRRQMQGNPDLLLGGYQSKTISALFTNACRALHIEDLRFHDLRHEGATRLAEDGLSIPLMQQVTLHGDWESMRVYTNIRRRPRRLDFVEALENAKKCN encoded by the coding sequence ATGGCAGTCGAATGGCTGAAATTAAGAGAGGCAGAGCTTGAAATGCACCCTGAACTGCTTTTCCGCGAGAAACGGCAAACATTATGCCCCACCCTTCGGGAAGCCGCCAAGCGGTATGCGGACGAGGTGCGAACAGAATATAGTGATTCGAAGTTCAGGACACTGAATTTTGTGATGAATTTTGAGATTGCCGACAAGCGCATCGACCGGTTGCGGCGCGAGGATTTCACGTCTTATGCCTTTATCCGCCAACGCGGATCGGATGAATTGGGTCTGCTTCCGGTCAAGCCATCCACCATCAATTCAGACCTGCAATATTTGCGCTCGATTTTGAAGCACGCCCACTTTGTTTGGGGCTATCCAGTTACTTGGTCTGAAATCGATATTGCGATTGAAGGCCTACGGCGCGCGCGGGTCATCGGCAAAGCGGAAAAGCGCGACAGACTGCCGACATCAGAAGAATTGCAGAAGCTGACAGATTACTTTTATTTTTCGTGGAACCGCAGAAGCTCAAACGATATGCGCGTGCCTATGCACCTGATTATGTGGTTTGCCATATATTCCTGTCGCAGGCAGGCAGAAATCGGACGGCTGGCATGGGCGGATTTGGATTTGGAAACGCGTCAATGGCTGGTAAAAGATGTAAAACACCCGCGCGGAAGCAAGGGGAATCATAAGAAATTTGAAGTCAGGGACGAGTTAATACCGCTGATAGAGGCTTTGCAGAGCGAGAAAATCAGAAGACAGATGCAGGGAAATCCCGATTTGCTTTTGGGCGGGTATCAATCGAAAACAATCAGCGCACTATTTACCAACGCCTGCCGCGCCTTGCATATTGAAGATTTAAGGTTTCACGATTTACGGCACGAAGGGGCGACGCGCCTTGCCGAAGACGGGCTGTCCATCCCGCTGATGCAGCAGGTTACGTTACACGGGGATTGGGAAAGTATGCGGGTTTATACCAATATCCGCCGCCGTCCGCGACGGTTGGATTTTGTTGAGGCGTTGGAAAATGCCAAGAAGTGCAATTGA
- a CDS encoding AEC family transporter — METSFLLAGKITELTLIVLMGVALVKAGLLKSENSYTLSVIALYLISPSVMIHAFQMDNTPQIIEGLKLSVMLAVFFHVVLIVLGRLFKHLFKLDALEHAATVYSNSGNLIIPLVMSVFGAEWVIYTSGFIMVQTFLFWTHLRLLICGRGNVAWKTIFTNINILSMLVGLLMFTFQIKLPHIVDNTLATVGGMIGPVAMLVAGMLLASLPLRSIMWTPRLYLVAFLRLILIPVLLLFAVKVCGFAHHDAHADTVVLISFLATTSPAASTVTQMAVVYGKNAQKASAIYGLTTLLCVVTMPVMIALYRWII, encoded by the coding sequence ATGGAAACCTCTTTTCTGCTTGCCGGAAAAATTACCGAGCTGACGTTGATTGTTTTGATGGGCGTGGCCTTGGTGAAGGCCGGGCTGTTGAAATCGGAAAACAGCTACACGCTCTCCGTCATCGCGCTTTACCTGATCAGCCCGTCTGTCATGATTCATGCCTTTCAGATGGACAATACGCCGCAGATTATCGAAGGGCTTAAGCTTTCCGTTATGCTGGCGGTGTTTTTCCATGTGGTTTTGATTGTTTTGGGCAGGTTGTTTAAGCACTTGTTTAAACTCGATGCACTCGAACACGCGGCAACGGTGTACAGCAATTCTGGCAACCTGATTATTCCTTTGGTGATGTCGGTATTTGGTGCGGAATGGGTGATTTACACCAGCGGTTTTATCATGGTGCAGACGTTTTTATTTTGGACGCATCTGCGCCTGTTGATTTGCGGCCGAGGCAATGTGGCTTGGAAAACCATTTTCACCAATATCAACATCTTATCCATGCTGGTCGGGCTGCTAATGTTTACCTTTCAAATCAAGCTGCCGCACATTGTCGATAATACTTTGGCGACGGTGGGCGGTATGATTGGCCCGGTTGCCATGTTGGTGGCGGGTATGCTTTTAGCTTCCTTGCCGCTACGCTCGATTATGTGGACGCCGAGGCTTTATCTCGTTGCTTTTTTAAGGCTGATTTTGATTCCGGTATTATTGCTTTTCGCCGTCAAAGTTTGCGGTTTTGCCCATCATGATGCGCATGCGGATACGGTTGTGTTAATCAGCTTTTTGGCAACGACTTCGCCTGCCGCTTCGACAGTTACCCAAATGGCGGTTGTTTACGGCAAAAATGCCCAAAAAGCCAGCGCGATTTATGGGCTGACGACCTTGCTTTGTGTGGTAACCATGCCGGTAATGATTGCGTTATATCGTTGGATTATTTAA
- a CDS encoding GNAT family N-acetyltransferase, whose product MSPSRFNQTGPKIGLSVRLAETQAEIEAAQRLRYQVFAQELGAEIESDDGRDVDPYDEHCHHLLAFDDATGEVIGCYRLITEETAKKVGGWYSEHEFDLEPLKDILPQTVELGRACTHPDYRNGGLVMLLWTGLVKFMKDENLRFMIGCGSIEMRDGGNDAAGLYHALKDKYLAPAQWCVKPLNPLKWDSITPSENPPVPALIKGYLKAGAWFCGEPCVDEAFNCADVLIMMDINHLADRYLQRFAPKTDS is encoded by the coding sequence ATGTCCCCTAGCCGTTTCAATCAAACGGGCCCCAAAATCGGCCTGAGCGTACGCCTTGCAGAAACCCAAGCTGAAATCGAAGCCGCCCAAAGATTGCGCTATCAGGTTTTTGCCCAAGAATTGGGTGCGGAAATCGAAAGCGATGACGGCCGCGATGTCGATCCTTATGATGAACATTGCCACCACCTGCTTGCCTTTGACGATGCAACCGGCGAGGTAATCGGCTGCTACCGCCTGATTACCGAAGAAACCGCAAAAAAAGTCGGCGGCTGGTACAGCGAGCATGAATTCGACCTTGAGCCTTTGAAAGACATCCTGCCGCAAACCGTCGAACTCGGCCGCGCCTGTACCCACCCGGACTACCGCAACGGCGGCTTGGTTATGCTGTTGTGGACCGGTTTGGTCAAATTCATGAAAGACGAAAACCTGCGCTTTATGATTGGTTGCGGCAGTATCGAAATGCGTGACGGCGGCAACGATGCGGCCGGCCTGTATCATGCTTTGAAAGACAAATACCTCGCTCCGGCACAATGGTGTGTCAAACCGCTCAACCCGCTCAAATGGGACAGTATCACGCCGTCTGAAAATCCGCCTGTACCCGCACTGATCAAAGGTTATCTCAAAGCAGGCGCGTGGTTCTGCGGCGAGCCTTGCGTCGATGAAGCATTCAACTGCGCGGATGTGCTGATCATGATGGACATCAACCACCTTGCCGACCGCTACTTGCAGCGTTTCGCCCCTAAAACCGATTCATAA
- a CDS encoding low molecular weight protein-tyrosine-phosphatase, with translation MKTHKILFVCLGNICRSPMAEYVLRHRAREAGMDNAVITASAGTSGWHDGEDMHEGTRRVLKQHGIDPSGFTSSKIKPSDAEHFDYIIVMDDNNLRETEKQLGFHPGKIFKLTDLIPDSGYNHVPDPWYTGDFDETYCLVDAGSLALLEKLKQA, from the coding sequence ATGAAAACCCACAAAATCCTTTTCGTCTGCCTCGGCAACATCTGTCGTTCCCCCATGGCCGAATACGTCCTGCGCCACCGCGCCCGCGAAGCAGGCATGGACAATGCCGTCATTACAGCCAGCGCAGGCACATCAGGTTGGCACGACGGAGAAGACATGCACGAAGGCACGCGCCGTGTACTCAAACAACACGGCATCGACCCGTCAGGCTTTACCAGCAGCAAAATCAAACCCAGCGATGCCGAACATTTCGACTACATCATCGTGATGGACGACAACAACCTCAGAGAAACCGAAAAACAGCTCGGTTTCCACCCCGGCAAAATCTTCAAACTGACCGACCTTATCCCCGATTCAGGTTACAACCACGTTCCTGATCCGTGGTACACAGGCGACTTTGACGAAACCTACTGTCTGGTCGATGCCGGCAGTTTGGCCTTGTTGGAAAAACTGAAACAGGCTTAA
- a CDS encoding lysophospholipid acyltransferase family protein translates to MTAKIRFIFRLLCIAGCLLYGMAEMFFLFPFYSSKRKLRAIQLWSLRVLASCGMKLQTFGTPPQEGRGQMLISNHISWLDIMAVNGAFPGRFVAKDDVAKWPVVGYLATQAQTVYVSRNRGIKGNSAKIAGVTEALKNGDTVTIFPEGTSTEGREILPFKPSFFQTAYDADVPIIPALCRYPNPDGSSPNPHTAYYGDISLWQSICMVISQPSSTVELHFLDPIEAGEDRYATALQVHALLSEKQKQLG, encoded by the coding sequence ATGACCGCCAAAATCCGTTTTATCTTCCGTCTTCTCTGCATTGCCGGCTGCCTTTTGTACGGCATGGCCGAAATGTTTTTTCTGTTTCCCTTTTACAGCAGCAAACGCAAACTGCGCGCGATTCAATTATGGTCGCTGCGCGTGCTCGCTTCCTGCGGCATGAAACTGCAAACTTTCGGCACGCCGCCGCAAGAAGGCCGCGGTCAAATGCTTATCAGCAACCATATTTCATGGTTGGACATCATGGCGGTCAACGGCGCATTCCCCGGCCGTTTTGTGGCTAAAGACGATGTAGCCAAATGGCCGGTGGTCGGTTATCTCGCCACACAGGCGCAAACGGTTTACGTCTCGCGCAACCGCGGCATCAAAGGCAACTCCGCCAAAATCGCCGGCGTGACCGAAGCACTGAAAAACGGCGATACCGTTACCATTTTTCCCGAAGGTACCAGTACCGAAGGCCGTGAAATCCTGCCGTTCAAACCCAGCTTTTTTCAGACGGCCTACGATGCAGACGTACCGATTATTCCGGCACTCTGCCGCTATCCGAATCCTGACGGCAGCAGCCCCAATCCGCACACTGCCTACTACGGCGACATCAGCCTCTGGCAATCTATCTGCATGGTCATCAGCCAGCCTTCCAGCACGGTCGAGCTGCATTTCCTTGATCCGATTGAAGCGGGAGAAGACCGCTACGCTACCGCGCTTCAAGTACACGCCCTGTTGAGCGAAAAGCAAAAACAGTTGGGCTGA
- a CDS encoding homoserine O-acetyltransferase, with amino-acid sequence MTTNASVGIVTPQKIPFDTPLALENGKTLPRFDLMIETYGTLNADKSNAVLICHALSGNHHVAGKHSAEDKYAGWWDNMVGPGKPLDTERFFVVGLNNLGGCDGSTGPLSENPETGREYGADFPVVTVKDWVKSQSMLADYLGIQKWAAIVGGSLGGMQALQWTISLPERVAHALVIASAPKLSTQNIAFNDVARQAILTDPDFHQGHYRSHHTVPSRGLRIARMMGHITYLAEDGLGKKFGRDLKSDGYQYGYGVEFEVESYLRYQGDKFVGRFDANTYLLMTKALDYFDPAADYGHNLTRAVENVQAKFFVASFSTDWRFSPQRSHELVKALIAAQKSVQYIEVKSNHGHDAFLMEDEAYIRAVAAYMNNVYKDCQK; translated from the coding sequence ATGACAACAAATGCCTCAGTGGGCATTGTAACGCCCCAGAAAATCCCGTTTGACACACCGCTTGCTCTGGAAAACGGCAAAACCTTACCCCGTTTCGACCTGATGATTGAAACCTATGGCACACTCAATGCCGACAAAAGCAACGCCGTTCTTATCTGCCACGCCCTGTCAGGCAATCATCACGTTGCCGGCAAGCACAGTGCGGAGGATAAATACGCCGGCTGGTGGGACAATATGGTCGGCCCCGGCAAACCCCTCGATACCGAACGCTTTTTTGTGGTCGGTTTGAACAACTTGGGCGGCTGCGACGGCAGTACCGGCCCTTTATCCGAGAATCCTGAAACCGGCCGCGAATATGGTGCGGATTTTCCGGTTGTAACCGTCAAAGACTGGGTGAAGTCCCAATCCATGCTTGCCGATTATCTCGGCATTCAAAAATGGGCGGCCATTGTCGGCGGAAGTTTAGGCGGTATGCAGGCATTGCAATGGACGATTTCTTTGCCAGAACGCGTTGCCCACGCGCTCGTTATCGCTTCCGCGCCTAAACTTTCCACCCAAAACATCGCGTTTAACGATGTTGCCCGTCAGGCTATTTTGACTGATCCCGATTTCCATCAAGGCCATTACCGCAGCCATCATACCGTTCCTTCACGCGGTTTGCGTATTGCGCGCATGATGGGACACATTACCTATCTTGCCGAAGACGGCTTGGGTAAAAAATTCGGCCGCGATTTAAAATCAGACGGCTATCAATACGGCTACGGCGTTGAATTTGAAGTGGAATCTTATCTGCGCTATCAAGGCGATAAGTTTGTTGGCCGCTTTGATGCCAATACTTATCTGCTGATGACCAAGGCACTCGACTACTTTGACCCGGCAGCCGATTACGGCCACAACCTCACGCGCGCCGTGGAGAATGTGCAGGCCAAATTCTTTGTTGCCAGCTTCAGTACCGACTGGCGCTTCTCGCCGCAACGTTCGCATGAATTGGTCAAGGCATTAATCGCCGCACAAAAATCCGTGCAATACATTGAAGTCAAATCTAATCACGGCCACGATGCCTTCTTGATGGAAGACGAAGCCTATATCCGCGCGGTTGCCGCTTATATGAACAACGTTTACAAGGACTGCCAAAAATGA
- the metW gene encoding methionine biosynthesis protein MetW — MNLRDDLQLIYDWIPEGSRVLDLGCGDGELLAALVEHKNCTGYGVEIDTDSVIAAISRGVNVIQADLEEGLVAFGDQSFDVIVLSQTIQAMQNTEKILRCLMRVAKQAIVSFPNFGYWRNRFQIAVGGHMPVSERMPYHWYDTPNIHWCTLKDFDLLCAKNKIRVLERAVMTGNRQVKHLPNLLGSLAFYRVG, encoded by the coding sequence ATGAATCTGCGCGACGATTTGCAACTCATTTACGATTGGATACCCGAAGGCAGCCGCGTACTCGATTTAGGCTGCGGCGACGGCGAGCTGTTGGCCGCGTTGGTGGAACATAAAAATTGCACCGGCTACGGCGTTGAAATCGATACCGACAGCGTGATTGCCGCCATATCCCGCGGTGTGAACGTCATTCAAGCCGATTTGGAAGAAGGCTTGGTGGCTTTTGGTGATCAAAGTTTTGATGTGATTGTCTTGAGCCAAACCATTCAAGCCATGCAGAACACGGAAAAAATCCTGCGTTGCCTGATGCGCGTGGCCAAACAGGCCATCGTCAGCTTCCCTAACTTCGGCTACTGGCGCAACCGCTTTCAAATCGCCGTCGGCGGCCATATGCCGGTTTCCGAGCGGATGCCGTATCATTGGTACGATACGCCCAATATCCATTGGTGTACCCTCAAAGATTTTGATTTGCTGTGTGCCAAAAATAAAATCCGCGTGCTTGAGCGAGCGGTCATGACGGGCAACCGACAGGTCAAACATCTGCCGAATTTATTGGGCAGCCTGGCGTTTTATCGCGTAGGTTGA
- the gloA gene encoding lactoylglutathione lyase: MRLLHTMLRVGNLERSLDFYQNVLNMQLLRRRDYPEGRFTLAFVGYGDEADHTVLELTHNWDTESYDLGDAYGHIAIEVDDAYAACERVKEMGGKVVREAGPMKHGTTVIAFVEDPDGYKIEFIQKKSGSDSVQYSS; the protein is encoded by the coding sequence ATGCGCTTGCTTCATACTATGCTGCGTGTCGGCAATCTCGAACGCTCTTTGGATTTCTATCAAAACGTATTGAACATGCAACTGCTGCGCCGCCGCGATTATCCTGAAGGCCGTTTTACTTTGGCTTTTGTCGGTTATGGCGATGAGGCGGACCATACTGTTTTGGAACTGACCCACAACTGGGATACCGAGTCTTACGACTTGGGCGATGCTTACGGCCACATCGCGATTGAAGTCGATGATGCTTACGCCGCGTGTGAACGTGTCAAAGAAATGGGTGGTAAAGTGGTACGCGAAGCCGGTCCGATGAAACACGGCACGACTGTGATTGCGTTTGTCGAAGATCCGGACGGCTACAAAATTGAATTTATTCAAAAGAAAAGCGGTAGCGATTCGGTACAATATTCATCTTAA